In Rhizoctonia solani chromosome 6, complete sequence, the sequence ATGCGCCCAGcgctatatgcgcatactTCGACACAGATCCGCGCGTTTAGTCTCGCTCGTATTGCTCTCGAGCCGGTACGAAAGGCTACACCCCCTCCGCCTCCTCCGCCTGCTGCAAAGGGCAAGACAGGCGCAGCTGCTATCAAGTATGCTACCAAGTCTACCTCTACAGGCAAGACCGCAGCTCCTGCGAAGAAAGCTTCGAGTGCGACCACCAAGACTACTTCTGCTTCTGCTTCTGCAGCGCCTGCTTCTGCTAAGAGAGTTCGGCTAACCGAGAAGGAGCGAGCAGCTAGGGACAGGGGCAGGGAGAGAGAGAAGATAGCCAAGCAAAaggaaagggaaagggaGCGCGAGAAAGCTCGCAAAGCCAAGGAGCGTGAAAAGGAACAcgagaagaaagaaaaggccaAGGCACGCGAGCTGGCTaagaaggagaaggagaaagccaaggccgaAATGGCCAAGGCAATCAAGAGTACGCTGATATCTTTATCCGCCATCATACACTCATATATCTATTGATATCAGAACCATATCCCCCACCACCCAGAGCACCCGCCACCGCCTACCTACTGTTCACATCCGATCGGACTGTTGATCGGGACAGAGGTGAAGGGGTTACGGAGGATGCCATCAAGGCATCCCAGGCCTGGAAACATCTTTCTGATGCCCAACGTGACGTATGCAGACAAGCCTGATCATCGACCCATTGTTGATAACATTGCACCAGGTTTATACCAAGAAAGCCGAACAAGCCCGCGCCGCCTGGAAGGAAGACGTCGCGAAATGGGTTTCTACACTCAACTTGGCTCAACTCCACGCTGCTCGTGCTAACCGCGAGCCAGGAACCCGCGATGATGCTGCGCTGAATGTCTTGCCTAAACGTCCGGGCAATGGATATGCGCTCTTCTTGTCGGATGTAACCAGTCGTCAGGACTTCCGCGACAAGGTTGATGCCCTTGTCAAAAAGGAACATCCCAAGGATGAAAAGGATCTTGTCCAGAAGAGGATCAGTTTGTATGGACGCACTTCGGCAGACATTTGGAGGTCAATGAgcgacaaggagaaggcCGTGAGTCCGGTTGAACAGTATATATTGTAACTCGTACCTAACTGTTCGCCAGGTATACTCGAACAAAGCCACGGAGGCCAAGGCCCAATGGGATAAGAAATTTGGACATCTTATTGCAGAGCAAAAGGAAGAGATCGCTGCAGCTCATCAGTGAATGTGCTAATGACACTCAAAGTACACGCTCTTTTTCCAACTAATCAATTGTGTTCTTTGTTATAAATGTGTAGTAAATCAACTTGTGGTTCTtatttgtttgccatcaatcCCCGTTAACTTATGGACTGTGCCGTCGCTTATGTCATCAATCACCACTCAACTTTTTAACTCACCACCACTCACTGTAAATCTGCGCGCCAATCATATCTCATTTTTGCCGTACCCTTGATTATGAGCGAGCGAAAATTACAATTCCTCAGGTTTGATCTAGGAACGATTCCAGTTAGCGAACTTGCCGCCGGCTGAACTCGGGCTCGTCCGATTTTGAACGTGGATTGCGGGTCTTAGCTTTCCGTCTATGGCCAGATTTCTATATTACGCTACTTTTCAGATTGTTCTCTTACGATTGTGATAGTTTTTATTTTTTCATATAAATAAGTCTGGTTACTGCTGCTTGGTTCTGTACTACTCCCCATACCATGAACTCGACAAGCGTTCTAGGCCACCGGGCAACCTCTGCTGAACTCTATGCGTCCAGCGGAGTCGAATTTTCCAAGCTAAGCTGGCTAGAATCTAATTGGGCTGCATGGTACTTGTGGATCGGAGACCCAGTGATTGCAACAGGCTTAATGTCTTTCCTTTTACATGAGGTGAGCAACATGGCTTTGACTTGTACCTCTCGGGCATGGCTAAATATCCGTTCCAGATTGTATATTTTGGACGCTGTCTACCATGGATGATCATAGACGCAACGCCTTATTTCCGGAGATGGAAACTCCAACCAGTAAGCACCTCTCCTCAAATGCCTTATTAATGGGccctctttctcttttttaTATCTCACTCACTCCCACCTTTTCAGAACAAGATACCAACCGTACAGGAGCAATGGGAATGCACCAAACTGGTCCTCTACTCTCATTTTACAATCGAACTTCCCCAGATCTGGTTCTTCCACCCTATCGCATCGGCCTGCGGG encodes:
- a CDS encoding HMG (high mobility group) box protein, whose product is MRPALYAHTSTQIRAFSLARIALEPVRKATPPPPPPPAAKGKTGAAAIKYATKSTSTGKTAAPAKKASSATTKTTSASASAAPASAKRVRLTEKERAARDRGREREKIAKQKEREREREKARKAKEREKEHEKKEKAKARELAKKEKEKAKAEMAKAIKKPYPPPPRAPATAYLLFTSDRTVDRDRGEGVTEDAIKASQAWKHLSDAQRDVYTKKAEQARAAWKEDVAKWVSTLNLAQLHAARANREPGTRDDAALNVLPKRPGNGYALFLSDVTSRQDFRDKVDALVKKEHPKDEKDLVQKRISLYGRTSADIWRSMSDKEKAVYSNKATEAKAQWDKKFGHLIAEQKEEIAAAHQ